GCCCGGTGTCTATTCAAAATGAATTCAATTTACTGCACGCTAAAGATTGGCCTTATTTAATAGAGCACTGTGTACATGAAGAAATTGCCTATTTACCTTGGTCGCCGCTAGCAACCGGAATGTTAAGTGGAAAATACCTAAACGATGCCAGACCACAAGGTAGTCGCTGGACATTAATGCAGCGCAATGGGTTATTTAGAAATACCGAAATCGCACAGCAGGCGGTTGCTGAATATTGTCAGCTTGCGGCGAAATTAGGGATCACACCAAGCCAACTTGCACTGGCATGGTGCGATAAAGTTGATGGTGTAACTTCAACTATTATTGGTGCAACCACACAGCAACAGCTAGCTGAAAACATTGCCGCATTTGAACTTAACCTACCAGATGACTTTATGGCGCAAGTAGATGCTATTTGGCGTAAATACCCACTGCCGTATTAGCGCGGGCAGTTAACATACTACCGCTTAAATAATGTGTGTACTAACTGCTTTAAATTAATCGGCATAATCACAAATAAGGCAACACCCGATGCAAAATGCGGGTTTGCCTTACAATAAAATGCAATCTCTCGTTTTTCGCTGTTAAAAAACGCCTTTAAATCATCGTCACTATAAGCACTACTACGTCCTGTTTCCACTAAACAACGGGTATCTGTCACTGAGCTAACAATGCCAGCCTTATTAAATGCGTCAAACAAATCGCGTTTATGATGTAAAAACTGCGAGCTAGGATACGTGATTGCAACGCGCTTACTAATAGCGCGATACATCGCAGGGCTTAACATGGTATCGGCATAGTAAATATCTTGCCAAGGATGCATTAGCCAATACTTAAACGCTTGTTGAATAGAAAACGATAAAGTATGACCACCTTGTCGAAATTCAGGATAAAAGCCAGCGGATGCTCTTAACAGCACTTTTTTATTTGCACGCTCAAACGTAAGTAAACAATAACCAACAATATTTCCATCAGCAAAATAAAGCCTTAAAACACGTTTAAACGCCGCGCTACAATTGAAGTATTTTTCAAAATATTCGTCACTGGAAATACCGTTAAAACAAGCAGTAAAAATACCTTTGAGCGCTGAAATATGTGATGTGTCTAACCAATTATTTGGCCAACTAAAATCTTGTGTCTGTTGAATAGCCCCCACTTAACCACCTTAAATAGAGCGATAACTCTAAACAGAATATCAGAGCCTGTTTATCTAAATCCATAATAAACTAAACAAATTTGATGATTCTCGCGTACAATCACTATCAATTGAAATTGTGAATTGTACTTATGTCAAAATATAGCAATCAAACATTATTAGGTTACCTTGGTCTTATTCCATTTTTATTATTAGTAGGTGCTCACTTTCTTTTTGAGCATGTTTTATTAAGCCAAGCATTTATGTTTTATAGCATTAGTATTATGAGTTTCGTTGCTGGTACATTATGGCACGAATCAAACAGTAACAAGCTAAATTGGCTAGTTGTATTACCAACAATCCCAACGCTAGCGCTCGCACTATTTGATATAAAGCTGGCCCTACTCTACCTCGGCGCATCGTATGTTTTTGTGTTGGCAGTGCAAAAACGTACCGAAACATGGAGTAAATTAACCCCAGATTATCAACGCATGCGCGAGCGTATTACGGGTGTCGTGTTGGTTTGTCATTTATTTTTTGCCGCACAACTGCACCATGGTGTGGTGCAGTAAAAAGCAGTGTGATTACATTCTGCTTTTAACTTTGTTAGTTGCCTTAGCATTGGCCGGATCGTCTGGCCAAAAATGCTTAGGGTAGCGTCCTTTCATTTCTTTTTGCACTTCTCGGTAACTCGACGCCCAAAACCCAGCTAAATCCTGCGTGATCTGGAGCGGTCGCATTGCCGGTGACAGTAATTCAATGGCTAACGATAGCTCACCATTCGCAAGCTTAGGTGTGGTTGCAACGCCATACATTTCTTGCATTTTTACCGAGAGCTTTGCAGGGCCATCAACTTGGTAATGAATTTTTAGTTTTGAACCAGTAGGCACAACTAATCGCTCTGGCAATAACTCATCTAATAACGTTTGTTGCTGCCAATCAAGCAACCCTTTAAGTGGCGCTAATAATTCCAGCTTTTTAAGCGCCGCCAAACTATTTACGTCGGTTAAATAAGGCGAAAGCCACGTATCAAGATGATCAAATAAGTGCTGTTTTGATAACTGCGGAAACTCATTTGGTAAAAATTGATGGGCTAACGTTAAACGCACTATGTATTGCTCAACGTCAAACGTTAGATTTAACAGCTGCCACCCTTTTCTTGCGATAATATGACACCAAGCAGCAGCTTTTTCATCACCACTAAGCGCCTTATTACTCGGTTTACGTGACAGTATCAGTTGCCCTAAACAATATTGTGTTTCGGCAATAAAACGCCCAACATTCTCATCAAACTGTGCAACGTCTTTATTTTCAAATAAGTACGGCAACGCCCTTTCAACTTGTGCTAAGTCACACTTACACGCATTAAATACGTGTTGCCCTGTCGCACCGCCCATATCACCAATACACAATAGGTCATCATAAATTGGAAAGTCATCATAAAGCGTTGCGCCAGCGCCATTAGCCAAGCGCAATCCGTTACCGCGTTTTTGCGCAATGCGGTCGGGAAAAGCCAACGCCATTACAATCGATAAATATTCAAGAGGTAAATGATTAACTGCCGTTAATTTTAAGCGTTTAAGCCACAGGCGTAGTTCTTTATCAAAGTTTGGCTGCGGTGATTTAAGCTGAAAATTAAGCCCAGTTGCAAGGTCATTACTGCGATTTACCTGACTGGTGAAAAGCGCAACCAGATACACCGCCAAATGATAAATACCGGTATAATCTGCTTCAAGTTGCTTTGCTTTTATCAGCATATGAGCAAAACGTAGCTCTGTACCATAACTCAACATTTGTTGACCTAATG
This region of Pseudoalteromonas spongiae UST010723-006 genomic DNA includes:
- the hrpB gene encoding ATP-dependent helicase HrpB; this translates as MLPIKSVYQTLVSRLSQHERVVLQAPPGAGKSTWLPLQLIKDNHFKRIIMLEPRRLAARNIASFLADCLDEPLGHTIGLRIRGENFTSQHTRLEIVTEGMLTRMLQDDPELDGVDLVIFDEFHERSIQAETALALSFEAQMAYRDDLKLLIMSATLDGERLSCHFDAPLVQSEGRQFPIAEHYTAVKNEADWLAQIAPLTIQAMAEQSGSALVFLPGVKEIKAIESELIAAKNTGSIAQDTAIYALFGKQDKKTQQAALQPCSEGQRKIVLTTNVAETSLTIDGIRIVVDSGKEKITQYNVKNGISQLLTVNVAKSSAIQRAGRAGRIEAGVVYRLGSKEHFERRASHAIPEILRSDISQLVLECANWGTSIDDLVLLDKPSIKQIDAAKSLLLMLEAITADGKITSLGQQMLSYGTELRFAHMLIKAKQLEADYTGIYHLAVYLVALFTSQVNRSNDLATGLNFQLKSPQPNFDKELRLWLKRLKLTAVNHLPLEYLSIVMALAFPDRIAQKRGNGLRLANGAGATLYDDFPIYDDLLCIGDMGGATGQHVFNACKCDLAQVERALPYLFENKDVAQFDENVGRFIAETQYCLGQLILSRKPSNKALSGDEKAAAWCHIIARKGWQLLNLTFDVEQYIVRLTLAHQFLPNEFPQLSKQHLFDHLDTWLSPYLTDVNSLAALKKLELLAPLKGLLDWQQQTLLDELLPERLVVPTGSKLKIHYQVDGPAKLSVKMQEMYGVATTPKLANGELSLAIELLSPAMRPLQITQDLAGFWASSYREVQKEMKGRYPKHFWPDDPANAKATNKVKSRM
- a CDS encoding DUF3429 domain-containing protein, with product MSKYSNQTLLGYLGLIPFLLLVGAHFLFEHVLLSQAFMFYSISIMSFVAGTLWHESNSNKLNWLVVLPTIPTLALALFDIKLALLYLGASYVFVLAVQKRTETWSKLTPDYQRMRERITGVVLVCHLFFAAQLHHGVVQ